A genome region from Tolypothrix sp. PCC 7712 includes the following:
- a CDS encoding response regulator transcription factor — MNRILIVEDEPRIAAFIEKGLRSHGFITTVAGDAHAATNMALSSSFDLIILDLGLPGKDGLEILEELRGQGETLPVIILTARDDIKDKVAGFEAGADDYVTKPFRFEELLVRVKARLRNSGSTATREEMLLKVGDVALDLRSRKVKVGKNTVDLPAREFTLAETFFRHPGQVLSREQLLDRVWGYDYDPGSNIVDVYVGYLRKKLGSDLIETVRGMGYRLRN, encoded by the coding sequence ATGAATCGTATTCTCATCGTTGAAGATGAACCCCGCATAGCAGCTTTTATAGAGAAGGGACTACGTTCTCATGGTTTTATCACGACTGTAGCAGGTGATGCCCACGCCGCTACTAATATGGCATTAAGTAGCAGTTTTGACTTGATAATTTTGGATTTAGGGCTTCCTGGTAAAGATGGTTTGGAGATATTAGAAGAACTACGAGGACAGGGTGAAACCTTACCAGTAATTATTTTAACCGCACGTGATGATATCAAAGATAAAGTTGCAGGGTTTGAGGCGGGTGCAGATGACTATGTAACCAAGCCTTTCCGGTTTGAAGAATTATTAGTACGGGTAAAAGCTAGGTTGCGTAACAGTGGTAGCACTGCAACCAGAGAAGAGATGCTACTCAAAGTCGGGGATGTCGCTTTAGATTTGCGATCGCGTAAAGTAAAAGTAGGTAAAAATACAGTAGACTTACCAGCACGAGAATTTACTTTAGCAGAAACTTTCTTTCGCCATCCTGGGCAAGTTTTAAGTCGCGAACAATTGTTAGATAGAGTCTGGGGTTACGATTACGATCCTGGTTCTAATATTGTTGATGTTTATGTGGGTTATTTACGTAAAAAATTAGGTAGCGATTTAATAGAAACTGTAAGGGGGATGGGTTATCGGTTGAGGAATTAA
- a CDS encoding Uma2 family endonuclease: MTSLTLKLDSVIKLTSEEFYQLCQDNPDLKLERNGEGELIIMPPTGGETGKRNVNLILQVAQWNEQNQLGEVFDSSTGFTLPNGADRSPDVSWVEKSRWNALTPEQREKFIPLCPDFVIEILSPSDRLQKVQEKMQEYLANGCRLGFLINRKQQELEIYRPQQPVEIFKAPLTVFGEDVLPGFILNLQKIW; the protein is encoded by the coding sequence GTGACATCACTTACATTAAAGCTCGATTCTGTAATTAAACTAACTTCAGAAGAGTTTTATCAACTATGTCAAGATAACCCCGATTTGAAGTTAGAACGTAATGGTGAAGGAGAATTAATTATCATGCCACCTACAGGAGGAGAAACAGGGAAACGCAATGTTAATTTAATATTGCAAGTAGCACAATGGAACGAACAAAATCAACTAGGAGAAGTGTTTGACTCTTCTACAGGATTTACATTACCAAATGGTGCTGATCGTTCTCCTGATGTGTCTTGGGTAGAAAAAAGTCGCTGGAATGCTTTGACTCCAGAACAAAGAGAAAAATTTATTCCTCTATGTCCTGATTTTGTTATTGAAATACTTTCACCATCAGATAGACTGCAAAAAGTTCAAGAAAAAATGCAAGAATATCTTGCTAATGGCTGTCGGTTAGGTTTTTTGATTAATCGTAAACAACAAGAGTTAGAAATTTATCGTCCTCAACAACCAGTAGAGATTTTCAAAGCACCTTTGACTGTTTTTGGAGAAGATGTATTACCGGGATTTATCTTAAATTTGCAGAAAATTTGGTAA